The following coding sequences lie in one Kribbella sp. NBC_00709 genomic window:
- a CDS encoding pyridoxamine 5'-phosphate oxidase family protein produces the protein MTAPARPLPIRKQDTLHRLEQDVDAWVSTASADGTPYLMPLSFLWSDGTLLLSTSVTNPTARNLQANPRVQLTVGEMRDVIHVTGTVAVADVSDAEGEAFAAKAGFDPRPLRNYPFFRVTPTKIQAWREVDELKDRVLMDAGVWLV, from the coding sequence ATGACGGCACCAGCCCGCCCGTTGCCGATACGCAAGCAGGACACCCTGCACCGCCTGGAGCAGGACGTCGACGCCTGGGTGTCCACGGCCTCGGCCGACGGTACGCCGTACCTGATGCCGCTGTCGTTCTTGTGGAGTGACGGGACGCTGTTGCTGTCGACGTCCGTCACCAACCCGACGGCCCGCAACCTGCAGGCGAATCCGCGCGTGCAGTTGACGGTGGGGGAGATGCGCGACGTCATCCACGTGACCGGGACTGTTGCGGTGGCGGACGTGAGCGATGCCGAAGGCGAGGCCTTCGCGGCCAAGGCCGGCTTCGACCCGCGGCCCTTGCGCAACTACCCGTTCTTCCGCGTCACACCCACCAAGATCCAGGCCTGGCGCGAGGTCGACGAACTGAAGGACCGTGTGCTCATGGATGCGGGAGTCTGGCTCGTCTAG
- a CDS encoding aldo/keto reductase: MLSRTIGTSESSRTVSALCLGAMNFGTSTPTDTAIAILDRFVEAGGTFIDTSNNYNQWHGHGGDSEELLGRWMQSRGNRDELFIATKCGARTTVPGDPDDAHWEGLGASVVAEAVKGSLSRLGVDQIDLYYAHIDDRTTPLDETVAAFGQLSADGVVDLVGCSNTATWRLDRARQTAAAQGVAQYSVIQQHSSYLWPNPPSLQGVRRHGTPHFQHAGVEHFDYLSEHPDVTLVAYQALLTGSYTRPDRPFSAQRGYAHPTAYVRYEALRQIAHDLGVTPNQVVLAWLLHHNVIPLIGASSLEQLEEALAAVAIQLDANLMDQLDNA; the protein is encoded by the coding sequence ATGTTGTCTCGAACTATCGGAACCAGTGAAAGCAGCCGTACCGTCAGCGCGCTCTGCCTGGGCGCCATGAACTTCGGTACGTCGACACCGACCGACACCGCCATCGCGATCCTCGACCGCTTCGTGGAGGCAGGCGGGACGTTCATCGACACGTCGAACAACTACAACCAGTGGCACGGTCACGGCGGTGACAGCGAGGAGCTCCTGGGCCGCTGGATGCAGTCCCGCGGCAACCGTGACGAGCTGTTCATCGCCACAAAGTGCGGCGCACGTACCACCGTTCCTGGTGATCCAGATGACGCGCACTGGGAAGGACTCGGCGCGTCAGTAGTCGCCGAGGCAGTCAAGGGGAGTCTCAGTCGGCTGGGTGTTGACCAGATCGACTTGTACTACGCGCACATCGACGACCGGACTACGCCGCTGGACGAGACTGTCGCCGCCTTTGGCCAGCTGTCCGCCGACGGGGTCGTTGACTTGGTTGGCTGTAGCAACACGGCCACGTGGCGGCTGGATCGCGCCCGGCAGACCGCAGCTGCGCAAGGCGTAGCGCAGTACTCCGTGATCCAGCAGCACTCGAGCTACCTCTGGCCGAACCCGCCGTCCCTGCAGGGCGTTCGCCGGCACGGCACTCCGCACTTTCAGCACGCAGGTGTCGAGCACTTCGACTATCTGTCGGAGCACCCCGACGTGACGCTCGTTGCGTACCAGGCTCTGCTGACTGGCTCGTACACGCGTCCAGACCGCCCCTTCTCCGCTCAGCGCGGCTACGCGCACCCGACCGCCTACGTTCGCTACGAGGCTCTTCGCCAGATCGCCCACGACCTTGGCGTGACTCCGAACCAGGTTGTGCTGGCCTGGCTCCTGCACCACAACGTCATTCCACTCATCGGTGCGTCCTCACTCGAGCAACTGGAGGAGGCGCTCGCCGCAGTCGCCATCCAGCTCGACGCCAACCTGATGGATCAGCTGGACAACGCCTGA
- a CDS encoding ArsR/SmtB family transcription factor, producing the protein MIEYELAGNDLGEVRFAISPLNELVLSLRTLRDPGRFPLQLPWLRATAPARAGLDLEMLGALTNESLWTPDFLTPRPYTPLGRIDDELAALTGTPAGVVRADLAEVHPATLPPILRGRPDRVLDRVLAALQDYWDACFEPHWARMRTVLEADVVYRGRVTAQAGLAAMFTGIDPHVRLDDTVLQIRLRSDLSYRTSTAGRGLTLTPSLFSRRAAAPISPEEPPHIMYPARGLGTLWETRTTTPPTALVGLIGRVRAQLLRLLETPTSSTELAVRLGVTPTAVNQHLRALRAAGLLISARHGRSILYRRSDLGDRVIRGA; encoded by the coding sequence ATGATCGAGTACGAGCTCGCGGGCAACGACCTCGGCGAGGTGCGGTTCGCGATCTCGCCGCTGAACGAGTTGGTCCTCTCCCTGCGGACCCTGCGCGATCCCGGCCGGTTCCCACTGCAACTGCCCTGGCTGCGGGCCACCGCACCGGCGCGGGCCGGGCTCGACCTAGAGATGCTCGGCGCGCTCACCAACGAGTCACTGTGGACGCCGGACTTCCTGACGCCGCGGCCTTACACACCGCTCGGCAGGATCGACGACGAACTGGCGGCGCTCACGGGCACACCGGCAGGCGTCGTACGCGCGGATCTCGCGGAGGTCCATCCGGCCACGCTCCCGCCGATACTCCGGGGTCGCCCCGACCGGGTGCTCGATCGGGTACTGGCGGCACTGCAGGACTACTGGGATGCCTGTTTCGAGCCGCACTGGGCACGGATGCGGACGGTACTCGAGGCCGATGTCGTCTACCGCGGCCGGGTCACAGCGCAGGCCGGTCTGGCGGCGATGTTCACAGGGATCGACCCACATGTGCGGCTCGACGACACCGTCCTGCAGATTCGTCTGCGCAGCGACCTTTCCTACCGCACCTCGACCGCGGGTCGCGGCCTGACGCTCACTCCGTCGCTGTTCAGCCGGCGCGCAGCGGCGCCGATCTCTCCCGAGGAGCCGCCGCACATCATGTACCCGGCCCGCGGTCTCGGAACGCTGTGGGAGACCAGAACAACTACACCGCCGACCGCCCTGGTCGGCCTGATCGGCCGTGTTCGTGCGCAGTTGCTGAGGCTGCTCGAGACGCCGACATCGTCGACCGAGCTCGCCGTACGCCTCGGAGTCACACCGACCGCGGTCAACCAGCATCTGCGCGCACTCCGCGCAGCCGGTCTGCTCATCTCAGCCCGGCACGGCCGCTCAATCCTCTACCGTCGCTCCGACCTCGGCGACCGAGTCATCCGCGGAGCGTAG